Part of the Polyangium spumosum genome is shown below.
CACGATCGAGGGCGAGGCGCTGATCCTCGGCGCGAAGGGGCACGGGCCGCTGCGGCTGCCGCTCCGCCCCGAAGGGCCCACGAATCGGCGCGTCCGGGTCTGGAGCGACAAGTGCAGCGCGGTCTTCGTCGGCGACGAGGCCGCCGCGTACCTGAGCGATTACCTCGGTCGGCGCGTGGAGCTCGTGTACATGCCCGCGGACGCGGCGCGGCGCGTGGACGGTCGTTACGCGCGACGCAAGGAGCGGGTCGCGTTCGCCGATGGGTTCCCGTTCCTGCTCACGTCCGAGGGCTCGCTCGCGGACCTGAACGCGCGGCTCGCGGAGGGCGTGCCGATGGATCGATTCCGGCCGAACCTCGTGGTGCGCGGCGCGCCGCCGTGGGGCGAGGACGCGTGGACGAGCCTGTCCATCGGCTCGGTGGTGTTCCACTCGCGCAAGGCGTGCAGCCGCTGCAGCGTGATCACCGTGGATCAGGCGACGGGCGCGCGGGGCCAGGATCCGCTGGCGACGCTGGCGACGTTCCGGGCGCGGGCGAACCGGGTGTACTTCGGCTGGAACCTCGTCGCCGAAGAGGAAGGCGAGCTCCGCGTGGGGGACGCCGTGACGCTGCTCGCGCGATCGTACGACGAGGCCCGCTGAAGCCAATGACGAGCCCCATGCAGAACGCAGCGCCGTGGGACGTGATCGTGATCGGCGGCGGGCCTGCGGGCTCGTCCGTCGCGACCTACCTCGCTCGGGAGGGGCGGCGCGTGCTCTTGCTCGAGCGGGAGCGGTTCCCGCGGGAGCACATCGGCGAGTCGCTCTTGCCGGGCGTCTTGCCGTACCTCGACGCGCTCGGCGCGCGCGAGGACGTGGAGAACGCGGGCTTCGAGCGCAAGGAGGGACAAACCTTCGTCTGGGCCGGGATCGTACGCCGTGGGAGATCGACTTCCGCGAGCTCGACGTACACCCGTACGCGTACTTCGTGGACCGGGCGCGCTTCGACGAGATCCTCCTGGTCGTACCGCGCGCGTCGCCTCTCGGGGCCGGGGATCTTGCTCGCGGGGGACGCGGCCTGCTTCATCGATCCGATCCTCTCGACGGTTTTGCGACGTCTGGCTCCGGCCCGAGCGCGCGCGGGATGGCCGCCTCCTCGGCGAGGTGCCCGAGGCTGCGCGCCTCGTCGCCGACGCGTGCCGCGTGATCTGGGAGGCGACGCGGTCGGCGGCGACGCTCTCCGCGGCCTTCGCGGCGGCCGAGGCGGCGCTCCGGGGCCTCGAGCCGGCGGGGTACACGTTCGAGATCTCGGGTCGGCTCGGGATCACGGAGGATGGAGAGCCCGACCCGGCTGCGACGAGCGCCACGGCGAGCGCCACGATCGGTTGATTTTTCTGCACGGGAGCGCGCCGTCCCGGGCGTGCACATCGGCCGGAGCTGGTTCAGCCTGCACGACGTATGGCGATCACGTGCAGGGAAGAAGCGATGCGGTGGGTGCATCGGTATGCGATCGGCGGCGCGGCCTTCGCGGCGCTCCCGCTGCCGATCTCCACGAGCGCGGGCCTCGCCGCCCTCGAGGTCCACATGTTCAACTTCATCGGCGGCGTCTACGGCGAGTCCGTGGGCAACCTGGCGAGCCTCGCGGCGGGCGGCGGGCTCGAGGTGATGGGCGCGGGCCTCAAGTTCGTCGCCACGCGCGCCGTCTCGTTCGTGCCCGGGCCCGTGGGCATCGTCGTCCGGGCGAGCATCGCCGCGGTGGTGATCGAGACCCTCGGCCGCGCGATCATCGGACATTTCGAGCGCAAGCACCCCGGGAGGCTCTTTTCGCCCGCGGCTTAGGATAGGATCGCGCCGAACGTGAAGGCGCTGATCAAAGTCGGCTACGCGTGCAACGAGAACTGCACGTTCTGCCACACCGCCGACATCCGGCACCTCGACGACACGGCCGAGCGGGTCGAGTGGAAGATCGACCGCGCCAAGCGGCTCGGCGCCTCGATGGTCGTCCTCTCCGGCGGCGAGCCCACGATGCGGCCCGAGCTCTCGCGCTGGGCGCGCCGCATCGCCGCGCACGGCCTCGATTTCGGTCTCGTCACGAACGGCCTGATGCTC
Proteins encoded:
- a CDS encoding MOSC domain-containing protein; this translates as MSTITLSGLFVYPVKGARGITLDRAQATSLGIEHDRRFMIVDPDGEFLTQREHPEMALIETTIEGEALILGAKGHGPLRLPLRPEGPTNRRVRVWSDKCSAVFVGDEAAAYLSDYLGRRVELVYMPADAARRVDGRYARRKERVAFADGFPFLLTSEGSLADLNARLAEGVPMDRFRPNLVVRGAPPWGEDAWTSLSIGSVVFHSRKACSRCSVITVDQATGARGQDPLATLATFRARANRVYFGWNLVAEEEGELRVGDAVTLLARSYDEAR